The following proteins are encoded in a genomic region of Cryptomeria japonica chromosome 11, Sugi_1.0, whole genome shotgun sequence:
- the LOC131060444 gene encoding probable inactive purple acid phosphatase 27 has translation MWAFRVDRMFCGMLYIILLFCLNSLALCNGSTFFNTQISNQNQDALCGTGFRCINRRILRQCSDRTSYVKINLSTSGPLEDEQFVNVTIEGMLNPKDDDWVAMISPSSGNITDCLLNGFLYIETGDLQSHPLLCHYPVKSQFMKNDPSYKSCKKSRCEKKKGGRCVVKTCSGSVTFHIVNIRTDIEFVLFGGGYDNPCILHRSQPLKFSNPNMPLYAHLSSIDSTGSSMKVTWISGSNRTQFVEYGPGILSRSNVTTFTQADMCGSLLVPSPAKDFGWHDPGYIHTALMNGLLPSSNYVYKYGSDDVGWSNSVELSTPPAAGASDLRFLAFGDMGKAPRDASDEHYIQPGSLGVIKAMTEEEDVDSVFHIGDISYATGFLVEWDFFLHMISPLASRVSYMTAIGNHERDFPGSNSVYELTDSGGECGVSYEKYFPMPTFAEDKPWYSISQGPVHFTVISTEHNWTVGSEQYEWIRHDLASVDRKQTPWLIFTGHRPMYSSIDDGLLSIPSVDDKFVSAIEPLLLKYQVDLVLWGHVHNYERTCAVFQNTCKSLPEKDVKGIDTYSAINYSAPIHVVIGMAGFSLDKFRSNADSWSLVRFSEFGYSRVHATTHQLLCQFVNSETREARDTFKIIKYSSAM, from the exons ATGTGGGCATTCAGAGTTGACAGAATGTTCTGTGGAATGTTATATATCATTCTCCTATTTTGTCTCAATTCTCTTGCACTCTGCAATGGATCCACATTCTTCAATACCCAGATCTCCAATCAGAATCAAGATGCTCTGTGTGGAACGGGGTTCAGATGCATTAACAGAAGGATTTTAAGGCAGTGTTCAGACCGGACTTCATATGTAAAAATTAATTTGAGTACAAGTGGACCCCTTGAAGATGAACAGTTCGTGAATGTGACTATCGAGGGGATGTTGAATcccaaggatgatgattgggttgcCATGATTTCACCTTCAAGTGGCAA CATCACCGATTGTCTTTTGAATGGCTTCCTCTATATCGAAACTGGAGATCTGCAATCACATCCTCTATTATGTCACTACCCTGTGAAG TCCCAGTTCATGAAAAATGATCCTTCCTACAAATCATGCAAGAAAAGCAGATGTGAAAAAAAGAAGGGCGGGCGTTGTGTAGTGAAGACATGCAGTGGCTCTGTAACATTTCACATTGTGAATATACGCACAGACATAGAGTTTGTTCTTTTTGGAGGTGGTTATGATAATCCCTGCATCCTTCACAGGTCTCAGCCTCTCAAGTTCTCCAATCCAAATATGCCTCTTTATGCACATCTCTCAAGTATAGACTCCACAGGCTCCTCT ATGAAAGTAACATGGATCAGCGGAAGCAATAGGACCCAGTTTGTAGAATATGGACCTGGAATTCTTTCCAGGTCCAATGTTACTACTTTCACTCAAGCTGATATGTGTG GTAGCCTGCTCGTTCCAAGCCCAGCTAAAGACTTTGGATGGCATGATCCAGGATATATCCATACAGCCCTAATGAATGGACTTCTTCCGTCATCCAACTACGTTTACAAATATGGAAG CGATGATGTGGGGTGGAGTAATAGTGTAGAATTGTCTACCCCTCCTGCAGCAGGTGCAAGCGATCTTAGATTTCTTGCCtttggggacatgggcaaggctCCCCGTGATGCATCTGATGAGCATTACATTCAG CCAGGATCACTAGGAGTTATAAAGGCCATGACAGAAGAAGAAGATGTGGATTCTGTGTTCCATATTGGAGATATCAGCTATGCAACGGGGTTTCTTGTAGAATGGGACTTCTTCCTCCATATGATCTCTCCACTTGCTTCCCGGGTATCTTACATGACTGCCATTGGAAATCATGAAAG AGATTTTCCGGGCAGTAACTCGGTATACGAATTGACAGACTCTGGAGGAGAATGTGGAGTTTCTTACGAGAAATACTTTCCCATGCCAACATTCGCTGAGGACAAGCCATGGTATTCAATCAGTCAAGGACCAGTTCATTTCACAGTGATCTCTACCGAGCATAACTGGACTGTGGGTAGTGAACAG TATGAATGGATAAGGCATGATTTGGCTTCCGTGGACCGCAAGCAAACTCCGTGGCTTATTTTCACAGG CCATCGACCCATGTATTCAAGTATAGATGATGGATTGCTATCGATACCTAGCGTAGACGACAAATTCGTTTCAGCTATTGAACCACTTCTTCTCAAATACCAG GTAGATTTGGTGCTGTGGGGTCATGTTCACAACTATGAGCGTACATGCGCTGTATTTCAGAATACCTGCAAATCTCTTCCTGAGAAGGACGTGAAAGGCATAGATACCTACTCTGCCATCAATTACAGTGCACCCATTCATGTGGTTATTGGGATGGCAGGATTTTCTCTGGATAAGTTTCGATCCAAC GCTGATAGCTGGAGTTTGGTACGCTTCTCTGAGTTTGGGTATTCTCGTGTGCATGCAACCACGCACCAATTGTTGTGTCAG TTTGTAAATTCTGAGACGAGAGAAGCGAGGGACACATTCAAAATTATTAAGTATTCATCTGCCATGTAG